In the Mesorhizobium sp. WSM2240 genome, CGGTGAGCGGCGGCATCGCCGATGTGCGGCTCGGCCCGGTGGAGATGCGCCTACCGGCGCGTGGCCGGCAGGTCGGTCCGGCCAGGCTGGCGGCGCGGCCGAACCGCATCGACATCCGAGAGGGTGGAGCCGAAAACACGCTGGCCGGCAGGCTGCGCAAGGTGACCTATGTCGGCAGTCATCTCGAATTCGTGGCCGAGACGCAATTCGGCGACATTTTCGTCACCTCACCGGATGTGAACGCTCCGTTCGAGCAAGGGACCGCGGTCGGGATCGGATTTCCGGCGAAAGGCCCGGTGCTGATTACCGACTGAAGGCGTCGTCGCAAAGCGCGCTGACCTTGTCGAACACGCCCGCCCCGCTGGCGACGACCATCGACCCACGTTCGACGACGGTTTCCGGGTCCGGAACAAGGATGCGTCCCCCGGCTTCCTCGACCAGAAGCAGGCCGGCGAGGCAATCCCACGCGTTCATGTGCTCCTCGCAATAGGCGAGAAGCCTGCCCGCCGCCACATAGGCCAGCATCAGCGCGCCGGAGGCGTTGCGGAAGAACACCCCGCCCTCCTCGAACAGCAACTGGATCAGCGTGACGATGTTCTTCAGTTCGGCGCGATTGGAAAAACCGGTCCCGACCGAACCTTCCGCAAGGCTGGTCGCGGCGCTGGTCCTGATCGGGCGGCCGTTCAGGAATGCGCCGCCGCCGCGCCGGGCATAGAAAATCTCGCCCGTGGACGGCTCGTTGATGACTCCGATTTCGGTCACTCCGTCCTTGGCGCAAGCGATGACGACGCACCAGGCGGGAATGCCGCGCACGAAATTGGCGGTGCCGTCGATCGGGTCGATCACCCAGACATGGCCGGACGTGCCGCTCAGCGCCGCGTGCTCCTCGCCGACAATGGCATCGTCGGGGAATTCCTTCTGCAGGGCGGCACGGATGAACAATTCCACCTCGCGGTCGCCATTCGACACCAGATCCTGATGGCCCTTGCTCTCGATGGTCAGCGATTCGATCTCGCGGAAATAGCGGCTGCCCAGTTCGCCGGCTTCCCTCGCCAGTTCGACCGTGAATGCGAGCCGGCTATCGATTTCATGCAT is a window encoding:
- a CDS encoding inositol monophosphatase family protein, with product MHEIDSRLAFTVELAREAGELGSRYFREIESLTIESKGHQDLVSNGDREVELFIRAALQKEFPDDAIVGEEHAALSGTSGHVWVIDPIDGTANFVRGIPAWCVVIACAKDGVTEIGVINEPSTGEIFYARRGGGAFLNGRPIRTSAATSLAEGSVGTGFSNRAELKNIVTLIQLLFEEGGVFFRNASGALMLAYVAAGRLLAYCEEHMNAWDCLAGLLLVEEAGGRILVPDPETVVERGSMVVASGAGVFDKVSALCDDAFSR